In the Xiamenia xianingshaonis genome, one interval contains:
- a CDS encoding GH25 family lysozyme codes for MQGIDISHWQNGIDLDAVDVDFVIVKATEGYDYVSPQFSRQIKQAERTGRLLGAYHYVNGDGAAAEARHFAKTIKPWLGKAIPMLDWEGNRNDAFNDVRYLEKVVKAFIDETGIVPFIYASRYYYPWSLAEKYGCGKWVAQYDGTKRAYRQSSPAFEGEFVCDIRQYSGTGRLPGYEEDLDLDKAYLTPEDWRRLAAGERTTARIAPKWIASSIGWWIQYADGSYPKNEWCHVGGRWYRFDERGYAVRGWQKVDEKWYWFHQKGEGAPECSMATGWLKRGGWWYYLNPKGDMATGWKKVDGAWYWLRCADDKTGPEGSMATGWLKLDGNWYYLRPSRVGGFPEGSMVTGRRIIDGTSYVFDGSGALV; via the coding sequence GGCAAAACGGCATCGATCTTGACGCCGTGGACGTCGATTTCGTCATCGTCAAGGCAACCGAAGGCTATGACTATGTATCGCCCCAGTTCAGCAGGCAAATCAAGCAAGCTGAGCGCACGGGGCGGCTGCTGGGCGCCTACCACTACGTCAATGGGGACGGGGCGGCGGCGGAAGCGCGGCATTTCGCGAAAACCATCAAGCCGTGGCTCGGGAAAGCCATTCCGATGCTTGACTGGGAAGGGAATCGAAACGACGCGTTCAACGACGTGCGCTATCTCGAAAAGGTCGTGAAAGCGTTTATCGACGAGACGGGCATCGTGCCGTTCATTTACGCTTCCCGCTATTACTATCCGTGGTCGCTTGCCGAGAAATACGGCTGCGGCAAGTGGGTCGCCCAATACGATGGCACGAAGAGGGCCTATCGGCAGTCGTCTCCGGCCTTTGAAGGGGAATTCGTCTGCGACATCCGGCAGTATTCCGGCACCGGACGCCTGCCGGGCTACGAGGAGGACTTGGACCTCGACAAGGCGTACCTCACGCCCGAGGATTGGCGGCGCTTAGCGGCAGGCGAGCGAACGACTGCGCGTATTGCGCCAAAGTGGATCGCAAGCAGCATCGGGTGGTGGATCCAGTACGCCGACGGGTCGTACCCGAAAAACGAGTGGTGCCACGTAGGCGGCCGTTGGTATCGCTTTGACGAGCGCGGCTATGCCGTTCGCGGATGGCAGAAGGTCGATGAGAAGTGGTACTGGTTCCACCAGAAGGGAGAAGGGGCGCCGGAATGCTCGATGGCGACTGGGTGGCTCAAACGCGGCGGTTGGTGGTACTACCTCAACCCGAAGGGCGACATGGCGACCGGTTGGAAGAAGGTCGACGGCGCGTGGTATTGGCTGCGCTGCGCGGACGATAAAACCGGGCCTGAAGGATCGATGGCGACCGGCTGGCTCAAGCTCGACGGAAACTGGTACTACCTGCGCCCGTCGAGGGTCGGCGGCTTCCCGGAAGGATCGATGGTGACGGGCCGGCGCATCATCGACGGAACGTCGTACGTTTTCGACGGCTCGGGCGCACTGGTATAG